The Oncorhynchus nerka isolate Pitt River linkage group LG15, Oner_Uvic_2.0, whole genome shotgun sequence genome contains the following window.
ACATCATTACTATACTTGTCATAGTTATCAATATTGAGAAGTACTTCATGGACAAGAATGTTAATGTGGGTTCTGAAGTTTGTATGGTAGGTTATTGTTTAATACACACAGGGGTTACTCTTAGCTGTTCAGAGATACAAAACTGTGACAGATTTGGTGATTATTTTATTTGGCAGTCCGCTATCTAGCTCCCTGACGTCACTTTGAGATCCAAGATGGAGACTTGTAATGTGTGTGAATAATGTGTGTTTTGGAAATGAGAGAGACTCACACACCCACTAGGGCAGTTTCTATATGTCCTATTTTAGCTGAACAGTGTTACTGCCAGACACCATTGTATTGTGAAACAAATTAAATGCCTTCCAGTTTGATTGAATGTATTGCAAATATTGGGAATGTTTTGTGTGCACTGCCACACCCACAAAAGGAAAAGGGGTTCAAAACCAAAACTCAAGACGTCATTCTCGATTATTATTCCAACTGTACAAAATGATTATTAGTAAGGGAAATTAATTGCCTTGTATTGAGAATGAAAAGTTTGCTAGTGGCCACAATAGAGACCATTATCATAACACCACAAGGACCATGTTGCTTTTCTATTGGGACTTATCAATCTACTGCAGTATGATCATACCTCTTTTTTTAAATTACTGAAAATGAACATTTGTCTGTAAATTGTGTATGCTTTTGTTTTGCAGTgtttttctactcctgtatatgatTCATGGCTCATTCAAGTTAGCTGTCAATACAATTACTGTCAAACCTGtggttttatttatatatttgggAGTGTTTCATATTTTAATGTGCAACTTTTATCTGCTTAAAACAAATAAGGAAAGGAAAAACAGTATACAACAAAGCAACAATAAAAATGTTGTATTCTGGGTATTTTGTCATTTGAATGAATTGACATGAAGGGATATATAAAGCTGAGGAATGGATCGGTCTCTCTACATCTATAGTTTTTTTCCtatgcaaggtgtgtgtgtgtgtgtgtgtgtgtgtggtggagggggtgagggggggtAAATCAACAAGTGAACCTGAAACACTCATTTCCAGTGTCGGCCATGGGGAGGCAGATATGTATATTGTAGAGATCATTCAAGAGTTCTGTGTCGGCTCAGGCCAAGCCACAGAAACCTTCTAATTAATCCTggtttgcgtcccaaatgaccCCTTTCCCAAtgtactgcactacttttgacgggGCCTATAGAGTATCACGGTGtttgtcataatacccataaaacttaccggtcaaacaaggaaatggttccaattgattttccaccattcatttttcccgtaggagattttagaaacacttaaaataagggatgtgttttgtgtaggcttaccttggcgtgacgttttgataaccgtgtaaatcttTCCAGGACAAGGTGCCTTGTCAATATAATCAACTGTATTTTTGCCCCCAcccaaaggtaagaatctctggattaaaaATCTGTAAATTAAATGTAATGACATATTGGTTACATttctttaaattgacacaatacctgttagcaaaggtgtcagagATGGCTTGTAGGAATTTGTAGTCTTGTATAATGTCTATTTTGATGCTAAACCTGACCTGTACCAAAACGACAAGGCACCTTGTCCTGGAAAGATTTACAAGATTATCAAAAAGTCACGCcaaggtaagcctacacaaaacacatccCTTATTTGTCATCTTTATTTTCTCATGGTTGTGAGAAGAATGTGCATGACATTCATTTTGAGGTTAATAACTTGTTTGTTCATATGTGAAAACAAGAAGACTGGGATTGAAAACCAACAATTTCACAGAAAAGAAGACAATTGGTATTTTCTATATCCACATCCTGAAGCTGGTTTATCACATATGTTCAGTAGCTTGTTCAACACAGTGTTTTTGAACAGATTGGCAGTAGGATAAGATATTACAACCAAACATGTAAAGGAAAAAAGTGATCTATCAAAAAAGCATTGAGTGAGACTGTCAAAATAAGCTGTCAAGTATTATTAATCTAACCAAATTTGACACATTTTGAATTAGTTACCACTTTCTTGATCTGTGCTTAAAACCATCTCTgcatgggggcggcagggtagcctagtggttagagcgttggactagtaaccggaaggttgcgagttcaaacccctgagctgacaaggtactgcCTGTTcatcctgcccctgaacaggcagttaacccactgttcccaggccgtcattgaaaataagaatgtgttcttaactgacttgcctggttaaataaaggtaaaaaaaatcatTTCAATCAGTGTTTATGGACATAGAACATGGAAGATATTCCCTTCCTGGAAATGGCATGCCACTGGGGGGCCCTTCATTAAGGAAACGAGAAACAGGAAGTGTGTGTGGCAGAGGAAAAGGACGCAACCGCCAGCGAGGGTggaaggtagcctagcggttagagcgttgggacagtaacaaAGGTTGCTTGTTTAAATACCAGagccaatgtgcccttgagcaaggcaccatTTGTTCCTTTTTTAAGGGGGTAGGTCAGCTTTagtattgcagatagattgtggcttccatcaatgtaattgtctgcatttcCAATACTCCATCATTTTTTTGAAATACATAAAATAGATGCatttaaacaaatatatatattcctTTATTTTCCCCTACCTCCCCTAATTGGAATAAACTAATGGAAAACAACATTTAGACTTCTAcatccagcttatacatactgtactatatacattctacaatagttatatttagtttgttttgcagtcccatccttcagctccactcaaccactCCCATAAGCAAGGAACTTAACCCTGATTTGCTCCAGGGGcgtcgtactactatggctgaccctgtaaaacaacacaaatCACTGTGGTCCTTTGTAGCTCTGTTGGTAGAGTATTGCACTTGTAATGCAAGGGTATTGGGTtcgattcctgggaccacccatatgtaaaatgtatgcgtGTATGACtgaataaaagtgtctgctaaatggcatataatattattatatattactgcacatatctggtgtatgtgacaataaaacatccaCTATTGCGGGTGACATGCGGTAGAATGTCCCTTTGCCATGCTTGATGAGTTTTTGTTCCCCCTCTACAATGGTCCCTCTCTTTAAGACTCCACATCCGATTGGCTGGTGCTGGCGTTACTCAACTCCTTTGCCTTCTCATTGGCCGCTGCCCTTCCATTACCCACACGGTTGCCATGATTCTCGTCCCTTCCCCTGGCGACAGCGTCTCTGGGCAGGTGGCGAGTCAGGTCGGCGATGAGGTTTCCGCGGAAACTTCTGCTGAGGAAGTTGTAGAGGATGGGGTTGGCCACACAGTGGAACAGGGACAGAGCCTTGACCACGAAATAGGAGAAGTAGATCTTCTCCACCGTCTGGCAACTCAGTACCCTTGGGTTCAGCTCATCCACTACCAGCAGCATTAAGACAATGTGTAAGGGTAGCCAGCACAGCACAAACACCAGGGAATACAGATGAACCAGCCACAGCTCCTTCCCCCGCACCGCCCCCTCAGGTCTGGCCCGCACCGCCCGCAGGGTCAGCAGGTTAAAGGTCACAATGATGGCTGCCGGGCCCAGGAACTGGAAGATAAGGTAGAGGAAGGTGTGGGCGGTGTTCCAGTCTATAAAGTTGTGCTCTGGGTAGCTGTAGCAGCCTGGCTCGTCCCACTCCAGCAGTGTCACATGGGCATTCTCCAGCAGGCCCAGAACCACGGACAGTACCCAGAGGAACCCACAGAGAAGGCATCTGAGCCTGGCCTGCTTGGGGCCCCAGGGTCGGGGCCCGGTGCGCACCACGGCCAGGTAGCGCTCCACCGTCATGTAGGCCAGGAAGAAGGAGCTGCTGTAGAAGTTGATGTCATAGACGAGGTTGGTGAAGCGGCACAGAAGGTATCCCCACACCCACACGTACTCCATCATCGCCTCCAGCATAAAGAAGGGCACCATCACTGTCATCAGTAAGTCCGACACGCCCACGTTGAGTATGCAGAAGAGCACGCCGTTGCGGCTGCTGCGCCGGTGCCAGTTGACCCACACCACCAGGGCATTGAGCGTGAGGCCAGCCATGAAGAACAGCAGGTAGAGCAGGAAGAGCGCCACGCGCCTCGAGGTGTTGTCCAGGTCCACATGGCACTCATGGATGAACCAGGCAGAGTCTGTGTAGTTGTTGTCGTTTGAGGCAGAGCTGGGGTGTTCATCCATGACCTGTAGGTGGACAACGGTAGTGTATCCAGAtgaaaaaaacaaataaatacagTGTCATAAGGATTTCTATGACAAACATCAGGGGTGACCACAACTACATTaccttttgtgtgtgtttgtagccAAGTTCAAAACCCCACTGAGGACGTCATTACAAAAGGATGTTTGTGTAAGATTGCATCTCGGAACTCATCCCAAATTACATTCCCTTCCAAATAcccattatctatcctgattacctagtcacttttacccctacctacatgtacatattacctcaactacctcgaacccctgcacattgactcagtaccattCCTATATCTCATCCCGGAACTTTGGGTAGGAGGCAGTTACAGAATGGACTGAATGCATGTGTTCCCCAGGGCGAGGATCAGAGGAAGTGTATAAGAATATTAAAGGATCACAAGAGGTCTTGACTGTTACACATATCAAACAATCCTATGAAGAACATTAGATCCAGATTAAGTCAGACCAGAGACTTGACTGATACAATGCTGCAAATCTGTGGTACTTCTAATCTATAGATGTTGCTGTGGATATCATATCTAAACGTAAGTTTAACAGCTAAGTAACAATGGCTGGAAAATTACCAGACCATATGGAAAGAGCCTATATGAGAAATAAGTCATAAAAAGCTCTCTCTTACTACTACTGAATGAAGGAGGAAAGCTAAGagtaagtcccaaatggcaccctattcactacatagttcactacttttgtcCATAGCCTGGGCTCTAATCAAAAGTAATGCAATATCTTTtatatttttcctttatttaaataggcaagtcagttaagaacaaattcttattttcaatgatggcctaggaacagtgccttgttcaggggcagaagagatttttaccttgtcagctaggggattcgatcttgcaacctttcggttactagtccaacgctctaaccactaggctaccctgccgccggggaatagggtgccctttagGAAGCAGCCTGAGAGATGAAAGTAAGAGGGGACTTCACATCAGGAGGCTTACCTTGAGCAGTGATGAGAGGACGAGATCAGGAGCGAGAGAGCAGAGCTGTGCACCTGTAGGATCCACTGCAGCTGAGCAAGATCAAAGTCCTGGCTGCACTGGCTATGTGTGTTCCTCAATGACCACTGTACTGGTAGAGACATGAGCCTCACAGTTAAAATCCTTCCACACACCCACCTCCCCAGCCCTGACTCAACATCGCCCAGCTAGAGGAGGACAGGATATCCTCGCTAGAGGGGGTTTGGGGGACATTCTGGCAAAAGGATTAGCAGACCAACATAGAGGGGGAGATAAAAACGTGACAGATTAAAGAAGCCTCCAAAAAGAAGAAAAACAGACAATTGCACATAACTGAGCCACCCTGAGTTCATTATTATGATGTCACTAAAGGGGCTAAAATGAAATCATTATTAAGACTTGAGACTACCAGGAGTTGTGAGCAAGAGCCAAAATCTATCATAGAAAGGTGAGGGTCAGAGGTCACTGAAGGTCAATGTCACCTTAATCAGGGAGGTCAGGGAACCAAAACAGATCCAACACACTTTTCAACAGTTGCAAGATTAGGCATGGAACATATGGAGTCCAAGGTTTATTTTTCACCCCAGGATTAACAGTCCCTATCTGAGATTGAGTGAGCCCTGAATCATTTCTAATGATCATGTCAACTCATAATAAACCATCCATAAAAAACAATTATACAGTGCGCCCCAAAagcattgggacagtgacacagcAGACAGTCAGCTTTCATTTGAGGGTATGTTCATCCATATCGGGGTGAAgcatttagaaattacagcactttctgTACATAGTCAGTCCctcccccccattttaggggaccaaaagtattgggtaATTAATGGCAAATAATGTAGTGTcatttttattgtaaataagaatatcatGTTTCTAAACACCTCCACAATAATGTGGATGCTAacatgattacggatagtcctgaatgaatcctgAATAATACGTGAGAAAGTTaaagatgcacaaatatcatacccgcCCCAAATgttaacctcccctgttattgtaatggtgagaggttagcatgcctTGGTGGTttgatatttgtgcatctaacTGTTTGTGCATCTAACTCAGTCATCATTagtcacaattcattcaggactatacgtaatcatggtagcatccacattaatgtagaagtgtttagaaacatgatattcttatttacaataaaagtgactccaaaatgacaatactttaccattcatttctattgggcacaaaataatctgaaacacaaccaaaacatccaacaagtttgtaaaaTCACAAGCTTGATataatcattgcgtgctaggaatatgggaccaaatactaaacttctgactactttaatacacataagtgaatttgtcccgaTACTTTTAGTCCACTAAAATgaagggactatgtacaaaaagtgctgtaatttctaagcggttcacccgatatggatggaAATACCCtcattaaagctgacagtctgcacttcaacctcgtagtcattgtatcatttcaaatccaaagtgctggagtacagagccaaaacaaaatgtgtcactgtcccaatactttaggAGCTCACGGTATATATAAACATGAATAATTTGGCCCTTTAAGCATTGTGTCATTAAATAAGTCCTCAGTCACATAAATCATTTACACTTAAACTCATCCATGCAACTACTACGATTGATTGTCAATCACAATCTACAAAGTTGTACTGTTCATCTGTCATCACTGAATACATGCCTGCTTGCTGCTACACTGTGTTTGTCAATAAAGATGACAAGTAATAGGTGGCAGGGACATTGAGCAGCCAGGTCACGATCAGCTTATCAAGACACTGGTGAGTGGTGGCGTGTGTGCTTCAGTGCCGTTTGAGTTTTTCTCACTATCTATTACCAGTGTGTGCATCTGTCTGGCTATGTTTCATAGGGAATTGTTACAAGACAGGTCGGGACACAAGATACTCATGAATAGGTTTTGGAATGTTGACAATTTGGGATATATCTCAATTCGGACAAGTTGCTCTGATCGTCACAATTCAAATTTTGCCCCAAAGAGTGGCAGACTCGAGTGATTGACGCCATCACACACATCAGCAAGTGGCCATTCCATAAAGGGataattttattattattttaacatAGGCGACGTATAGTCTTATGTAACCAAGTCTGAGGCACTGCGTAAtgggcaggtctgtctcactgtctggaggatCTGACTGCTATGATTGAATAGAGCACAATCAGCACAGCTGCTTCTCTCGTGTTAGTTGGCACTGTGCCAGTGGGCATGATCCTAATCCATTCCCAACCCTTCAGCAAGTCATGACAAACTCACAAAGCTCAGCTTTGGACGAGACGGACTTTGTAGTCAATTCTTACACTGGAATTTATGTTTCTGACTCTTATCGATGCCACAAAATCAGAAGTTGGTTCTAAGgggagttaaaaaaaaaaaaaaaaaaattgtacctttattttactaggcaagtcagttaagaacaaattcttattttcaatgacggcctaggaacagtgggttaactgcctgttcaggggcagaacgacagatttgtaccttgtcagctcggggatttgaacttgcaacctttcggttactagtccaacgctctaaccactaggctaccctgtcgccccaagAAGTACAATCCTTTGAGCCGGATGACCTTTAACAGTGCTTTCAGAAGAGAACTGTGCTGAGTGGGCAGAATCAGGGGTTGAGGAGATACTCAGCATTTTCAAAAGACTGTCACCCTAACCAAGACTGCAACTGAGTTTTAGAAAATAATGGAAGAAGCATCTTGAAATTCTACAGTCATTACTGGTGTCTGCATCAGGAAAGACAGTGCTATGGAAGTTTTACATCCACAAACCAATTTACCCAGTAcatagtagctacagtatgtctCGCCCCAAACCACAAGATTCTCTAAGACTTCTCATCTTACTATTATTCCACAGCTACGTTAGGCTATTTCAGATCCTGCCATACCCAGTTTAAATACTGCTGCCCTCTATTGTTGTCTTCTATAAGCCCTGAAATAATGTTGCCACCTAAACATCTATAACAATTAAATTGTCAGTTTTACAGAGTGCATTCTGTAGTTTCAAAACAGCATTTTATTTTCAGTTTAAACTGACAGCAACCGTAAAGAGTATACACTTTTTCTTTCAAGCACAAGTTTCTGCTGCAACTTGATTTTTTACATTACAATAAAGCTTGCACAATGATAGACACCAGTGCTTGTTTCTTGTTAAGTATACTGAGTATATCATGTATATTTATAATTGGCATTCTCTGTTTAACTGATTGAACAAGCTTTATTTGTATATTGTTTTTTTGTGGTGTGGTTTTCATATAAGCCCTTTTGGGTTTCCAACTTCACCTGCACACCATTTTAACCTGTTTATCTGTACGGTTTTGTCTTTCACTTGATTTCTTTGGTGCGAATAAATTAAAACAGTGCTTGTTAGAAAGTAACAAAGTTAGTTCTCATCCCTTATCTCTCTCAGGTCAAACAGATGTTTATCTTGTATTTGTTTCACTCACCTTTTCAAACCCCTGTGTACCTCTCGGTGTTTACTCAGCAATTTCCTTTGTTCCCCGTACCAACTTATTTTGTTGATCTTCCTTATTGCAACAGGAAAACGTGTCAGCAGATTTATGATATACAAGGTGAGGGCAATAAAAGCTGTGACCTCTGACCCTAGGCCTGCTGTTCTGAGGAGAATGTTAAAGGAAATACCCCCTCTAAAAGGATGTTACACTGAAGGACTAAAAACCATGAAGGCGTTTGTGTGATGTCTGTCAAAGCACACAAAAACAATGTACATGTAATGGAAAGTGTTTGTGAGACAGATTACCTTAGTTCAAGCCCAGTCGAGAGGCAAGTTGAGTCGAGAAAGCAAATCTGCTAAGGAAGCACTGGGACACTggttacatgcacacacaaatacacaatgaAATCATTCTAGGAAGCTTGAGAGGGGAGGGGTATCTGGGGAAAGGACATGGTGAGTCAGTTTGACTCTCTGTCCAAGCAAGCTTTTATGACTCAATGTGTGTATTCCATCCATTTAGTGGTGCCTCCCCATTCAACACTATGCGTGGGTGGTTAATGCTTTGGGTATGAAATGTCTGTCCATCCTTATTATCCCTGTAGTAAATCAGACTGTTACACTGTTAATCAGATTGCGCTGTGATTGCCTGCCATGTGGGATTTGGTGGTTTACTGGAAGGCATTAACATGTTAATGATATCCCTAGATGTTCAAGACCATTATTTTCCTCCAAACAGAATATTGTCCAGTGTTACTTAGTGTTTATTTTTCAGTATAACATTTCTATTGTTGACTCCGGAGTTAAATCAACTTTGTAAATATGAAATTAACAcagtggtgtaaaataaccccagtgttggtgttaataaccagtgTTGAGTGTGAGAGTGTCCGTTTTACTCTGTGGAGAGTATAACGTACCCATCAAAACCACATCCACCATTATcagcatgctctactgcaggtGAAAATGTTAAGGATTGTTCTTAAATTTGTGTTTTTGAAtgcacattgattgattgattaatcttatgctacaaagataaataacctatttttctaaactaatccaatcagttAGATTTATTGCAGGTGATTAAACAATTCCAACTGTCGGATGTCCTAACGCTGGCAGGATTCCAAAAGGAATTAcattctgaacaaaaatataaacgcaacatataaagtcttggtcccatgtttcatgagctgaaataaaagatccccgaaTTCTTCCATacccacaaaaagcttatttctctcattgcgcacaaatttgtttacatccctgttagtgaacatttctcctttgccaagataatccatccacctgacaggtgtggcatatcaagaagctgattaaacaacatcattacacaggtgcaccttgtgctcagGACAATAGAGAACGGGGAGTACGTCTCAAGGACAAGGTCACTATCTCTGTtggctgggtagtgagacagacagtgtgtgcgtagcaggacatgtgtgtgcgtatgtttgtgtgtgcatatgtttgtgtgtatgtgtgggcgtGAGAAGTCAGTATAAAATGAATTGTTTTGTATTCTTGACTTTAGAATGTTCCCGTGAATAAACATTTAACTGTGGTAGACTGGGCCTCCGTCTGTTTTCATTTCTATCAGTATCTTACAAATCCTGATATAGCAGACTGAGTAATTACAATTGAATTGGGTTATGTACCTGGAGAACATAATTCTCttatcacaaccgcagaccacgtgttaccacctaggacctccacatccggcttctacacctgcaggattgtctgagaccagtcactcggacagctgatgaaacggagTAGTATTTCTTTctttaataaagcccttttgtgggtaaaaaaataaataattctgattggctgggcctggctccccagtgggtgggtctatgccctccaggcccacccatggctgcacccctgcccagtcatgtgaaagatAGATTAGGACCGAATTAattaatttcaattgattgatttccttacatgaactgtaactcagtaaaatacactgctcaaaaaaataaagggaacactaaaataacacatcctagatctgaatgaatgaaatattcttattaaatacttttttctttacgtagttgaatgtgctgacaacaaaatcacacaaaaatgatcaatggaaatcaaatgtatcaacccatggaggtctggatttggagtcacactctaaATTaatgtggaaaaccacactacaggctgttacattactttgatgtaatgtccttaaaacaagtcaaaatgaggctcagtagtgtgtgtggcctccacgtgcctgtatgacctcccta
Protein-coding sequences here:
- the LOC115143689 gene encoding G-protein coupled receptor 182-like; translated protein: MDEHPSSASNDNNYTDSAWFIHECHVDLDNTSRRVALFLLYLLFFMAGLTLNALVVWVNWHRRSSRNGVLFCILNVGVSDLLMTVMVPFFMLEAMMEYVWVWGYLLCRFTNLVYDINFYSSSFFLAYMTVERYLAVVRTGPRPWGPKQARLRCLLCGFLWVLSVVLGLLENAHVTLLEWDEPGCYSYPEHNFIDWNTAHTFLYLIFQFLGPAAIIVTFNLLTLRAVRARPEGAVRGKELWLVHLYSLVFVLCWLPLHIVLMLLVVDELNPRVLSCQTVEKIYFSYFVVKALSLFHCVANPILYNFLSRSFRGNLIADLTRHLPRDAVARGRDENHGNRVGNGRAAANEKAKELSNASTSQSDVES